One Rubripirellula amarantea DNA segment encodes these proteins:
- the fliD gene encoding flagellar filament capping protein FliD produces MGRIQSSIGLVTGTDIVGTVDQLMAINGQPRDRLVSRTNTLRSEQQSIAELTASVIGVQLAGKQLSNVSTFRSKSSESSNAEVLTATAGSKAIAATHEIRTLQTAATHGVESRVRFDSDTEALGFTGSLAIQTEGFLDQSVSLSKLNNGRGVDAGKIRITDRSGQSAEIDLSKAKTIDDVLQTINDASIDVLATTEGGKIKLVDQTGETESNLIVDQLGDAETAADLGLWGVDVAADSVTGFDLTFNVSATTDLSQLRQGKGIRQADGDDIAIKLSDGTSLNVDFGDFGGASEPTIQDVLDHLNSLNPAKLSASFTSEGIEVKDLTTGSGKFSIANAEDSSTASDLGLIGSTSSDTIVAEYEPQVLRGTSLNQLAGGAGLAGLTSLDITTADGSSASIDLSSATNTAEVIDAINGSGLSLIARLNDAGTGLRIRDVSGGTGNLTISSLDDTSDRLGVTADTADDIVVGTNLNKQSVTLDTKLTDLNRGVGVGKGSFTITDSNGGIGAINLTTDGISTVGDLIDKINGLSIDVSASLNEAGDGITIVDTGDGDATLTITDSGTGTSAKKLGIVGTATDQTIGGSTVSALVGSQADRITIEATDSLAEIAEKINASDRYATATVNLNDDGSYSLRVRSNKGGADGRFGIVTDGFDLDIETTAKAQDAVIAVSTDGSSERLFTSSDGVFEIDGEGTTSTAITSSTKLTDLASGAGSGSFTITDSSGAKSAINITVQNITTVGELVDAFNDLGIGVKASINEDATGITLIDTAGGDETMTVTDVGNGIAASSLGIEGEAESQTIDGSTVNALIGTGQATSGDDETGLTFTLKQLSDETITVRVAEDTSGITKAAKSFADQYNKLVDKLESLTFFNAEDNEIGLLFGSSEAQRIRQGYTRLLSGTITGAGNIKSIGQVGLRFNDQGKLDLNTTKLTEAIENGREDVEAFFTTEDTGLSDRLDTLAESLAGVGSSLLLNRSQTLSSQIERYDDQVTSMNSRLEKQREQLLLQFYRTEETISKLQSNSSAIDQIQRITIPT; encoded by the coding sequence ATGGGTCGCATTCAATCATCAATCGGGTTAGTCACAGGGACCGACATTGTCGGGACTGTGGATCAATTGATGGCGATCAACGGCCAACCGCGTGATCGCTTGGTCTCACGAACCAATACGCTTCGGTCCGAGCAGCAATCGATCGCTGAATTAACCGCATCGGTGATTGGCGTTCAGCTTGCCGGCAAACAACTATCCAACGTCTCAACATTCCGATCGAAGTCGTCGGAATCGTCTAACGCAGAAGTCTTGACGGCGACGGCCGGCAGCAAGGCCATCGCGGCGACTCACGAAATCCGCACTCTGCAAACCGCCGCAACGCACGGTGTTGAGTCGCGCGTCCGATTCGATTCGGACACCGAAGCGTTGGGCTTTACGGGATCGCTCGCCATTCAAACCGAAGGGTTCCTTGACCAGTCGGTTTCGCTTTCCAAGTTGAACAATGGCCGCGGTGTCGATGCAGGAAAAATTCGCATCACTGATCGCAGCGGACAATCGGCAGAGATTGATTTGTCGAAGGCCAAGACGATCGACGATGTGCTACAAACGATCAATGACGCATCCATCGACGTGCTGGCAACCACCGAAGGTGGCAAAATCAAGCTGGTCGATCAGACGGGTGAAACAGAGTCGAACCTCATTGTTGATCAATTAGGCGATGCGGAAACGGCCGCCGACCTAGGTCTATGGGGAGTCGACGTTGCCGCCGATTCCGTCACCGGATTCGACCTTACGTTCAACGTCAGCGCAACCACGGACCTTAGCCAACTGCGTCAAGGCAAGGGCATTCGACAAGCCGATGGCGACGACATCGCTATTAAGCTATCCGATGGCACGTCACTGAACGTGGACTTCGGCGATTTTGGTGGCGCGTCAGAACCAACCATTCAAGACGTACTCGACCATCTGAACTCACTCAATCCGGCCAAGCTTTCGGCGTCATTCACCAGCGAAGGCATCGAAGTCAAAGACTTGACCACAGGGTCTGGAAAGTTCTCGATTGCAAACGCGGAAGATTCATCGACCGCAAGCGACCTTGGTTTGATTGGTTCAACCAGCAGTGACACAATCGTCGCTGAATACGAACCGCAAGTACTTCGCGGCACGTCGCTAAACCAATTGGCGGGCGGTGCTGGGTTGGCGGGGTTGACGTCGCTAGACATCACGACCGCCGATGGATCGTCCGCTTCGATTGATCTATCGTCTGCAACGAACACTGCTGAGGTGATCGATGCAATCAATGGGTCTGGGCTGAGCTTGATTGCCCGTTTGAATGACGCTGGAACGGGCCTTCGGATTCGTGACGTTTCCGGGGGAACTGGCAATCTGACGATCTCGTCCCTTGATGATACATCCGATCGACTCGGCGTCACCGCCGACACGGCTGACGACATCGTCGTTGGCACAAACCTGAACAAACAAAGCGTCACCCTCGATACCAAACTCACGGATCTCAACCGAGGCGTTGGCGTAGGCAAGGGCAGTTTTACCATCACCGATTCCAATGGCGGCATCGGCGCAATCAACCTAACCACCGATGGCATTTCGACGGTGGGGGACTTGATCGACAAGATCAATGGCCTAAGCATTGACGTGTCCGCATCGCTTAACGAAGCCGGCGATGGCATCACGATTGTCGACACCGGCGACGGCGACGCCACGCTGACAATCACGGACTCGGGAACCGGAACGTCTGCAAAAAAACTGGGGATTGTCGGAACGGCCACCGACCAAACGATCGGCGGTTCGACCGTTTCCGCACTGGTTGGATCACAAGCCGACCGCATCACAATCGAGGCAACGGACTCGTTGGCCGAGATCGCCGAGAAGATCAACGCTTCGGATCGCTACGCTACTGCCACCGTCAATCTGAACGACGATGGAAGCTACTCGTTGCGCGTTCGCAGTAACAAAGGCGGTGCCGACGGTCGCTTCGGAATTGTCACCGATGGATTTGATCTAGACATCGAGACGACCGCCAAAGCTCAAGACGCCGTGATTGCGGTGTCCACCGACGGTTCCAGCGAGCGACTATTCACGTCGTCGGATGGCGTGTTCGAAATTGACGGCGAAGGAACGACATCAACCGCCATTACGTCGTCCACGAAGCTCACCGACCTGGCCAGCGGTGCTGGCTCGGGCAGCTTTACCATCACCGATTCCAGTGGCGCAAAGAGCGCGATCAACATCACGGTGCAAAACATCACCACCGTGGGTGAATTGGTCGATGCTTTCAACGACTTGGGTATCGGAGTCAAAGCCTCGATCAACGAAGATGCAACAGGCATCACGCTCATCGATACCGCCGGTGGGGACGAAACCATGACCGTCACCGACGTTGGAAACGGTATCGCGGCGAGCAGTCTTGGGATCGAAGGCGAAGCAGAATCCCAAACGATTGACGGATCGACTGTCAACGCTCTTATCGGCACCGGTCAAGCCACCAGTGGCGACGACGAAACCGGGTTAACGTTCACTCTTAAGCAGCTATCCGACGAAACCATCACCGTCCGAGTCGCTGAAGACACTTCGGGGATTACCAAAGCGGCCAAGTCGTTTGCGGACCAGTACAACAAGCTAGTTGATAAGCTCGAGTCGCTCACGTTCTTCAATGCCGAAGACAACGAGATTGGCTTGCTGTTCGGATCCAGTGAAGCTCAGCGGATTCGCCAGGGCTACACACGGTTGCTTTCGGGAACCATCACCGGCGCGGGGAACATCAAGTCGATTGGTCAAGTCGGACTACGGTTCAACGACCAAGGAAAGCTTGATCTCAACACGACAAAGTTGACCGAAGCCATCGAAAACGGCCGTGAAGACGTCGAGGCTTTCTTCACCACCGAAGACACCGGCCTTTCGGATCGGCTCGATACCTTGGCCGAATCATTAGCGGGTGTCGGATCCAGCTTACTTCTCAATCGTTCGCAAACGCTCAGCAGTCAAATCGAGCGTTACGACGATCAAGTCACCTCGATGAACTCAAGATTAGAAAAGCAACGTGAGCAATTGTTGCTTCAGTTCTATCGTACCGAAGAAACGATTTCTAAGCTTCAGAGCAATTCTTCCGCAATTGACCAAATCCAACG